The genomic stretch TCAGTTTGATCTGAAGTGCTGTTGTTATCCGTCCCAATTCCACTGTCACTAGGGATGGTCTCCTCACTGTGGGACTCGCTGATGGGAGACAGAGTCACCTCTTTCACTGACGCACCCTCTGACAGGTGGGAGGGTGAATTAGCCAGAAGGCGAGGAGGAGAAAGTTTCCAACCTCCTGAGAGAAACCCCCTGCCCAGGGGCTTGGATGGCAGCGCTGAGATGGGCTGCAAACTAGGCATGGTGGCCTCAGAGCTGTTGGTTCTTGAGGTTAGAGCATTAGAACTTGGAGATGAAGTGGCAAAAGGCACTGCAGGGTTTTCATAGATGCTGGATATTGAGACAGACATTGGTGTCTTGTCTCTAGATGTTTTGGAAGGGATGAAGGATTGAGTTTCTGCCCTAGGCTTACGCCCTCTTTTTTTACCAATATAGATGGTTCCTCTCTTGCTGACATTTATCTGTTTCCCCAACCGGGCCTCAATAGTCGAGGCCATGGCACTCATGGCTGAACTAACAGGAGCAGAGGATGACTTAAGAGTCAGGGGGCCATTTTGATTAGAACCAGAAAGGATCTCATTCAGAATGCTCtgcatttttccaaattttgtcttttttattgacCTGGCGTTGCCCTTTGCACGCTTCAGTTTTAGGCTGTTGGAACTAGCACAACTGGTCATTTTAGCTAATGTGTGGAGTGTATTGGTCTTTCTCCTGCAGTTCAGCCCTGCAGTCATTTCCTGTGAAAGGGGTCTTGGGGGTGAAGTGGATGTGCCCTCATGAATGGTCTCAACTGTTAAGAGTGGCTGCTTCTTCGGGCGACCTCGTTTCCTCTTAATGGGAGCATGGACAGTCAAGCTGTCTGTGTTGCTGTAGAGTGGACTAGAGGGGGTAATGGGAAAAGCAGAGGGGGGTTCCGCTGATGCCAAGGAGCTACCCACGTTTTCTCTTTGGGGTGATGTGAGAGTAACATGGCTTTTAGCTTTCAGGTAAGACCATCTATCATTGGTCTTAGCTGACCTGGAACTGGATGGAGAGCTGGTGCAATGGATGCGACTCGGACTCATGTCAGAATTGGGTCCAGGGCTTGGGCTGGGGCTCATGTTACTCCGGGGTTTGGGGCTTGAAATAGGACTGATACTAGTCCTAGAGCTGGGGCTAAGATTTAAGCTTGAGAGTCTGGGGCTTGTTCCTAAACTTGACTTGATTCGATTGTAGGTAGGTTCTCGGAGTTTGAGGATATCTTTTCCACTCTTCGGATGACCTGCAGAAAACTTCTTGACCCTGTTTATACTCAGATCTGAGTCCCTGTCAGGTCCACATGAGACCACATCTGGTCTCTCAGCTTTGTCTATCCTCTCCCCTTTTTCTCTCTTATCAATTTTATCTGCTCTCTCTGCCTTTTCTGTCCTCTCTCTGCTGCGATCAGTTTGACTTGTTGAACAAAAGTCACTTTTGGCAGACTCTGCCTTGTGTGTTGCTTTGGGTTCTAGGGGCCCACTCTGGGGCTTCTCAGTTGTATTAAAAGGCCATTGCTGTGATTGTTCCTCCACAGAAAATGACCCATCAAAAGAGGGCCTTCTCCTtcgctttcttccttttccttcttccaccagcacaggtgtgccactttcttcttcatctcctcTCTTCCCAGAGACAGTTTTCTCTCTTTCTACTTTTCTTCTTTCCTCCCTTTCTTCCTGGAACTGCTCAGGTGTTTCATCTCCTCTGTACTTCTGCCTTTCATCCAAATTATTTGGGCTCTCTGATCCTCTTTCTTGCTGTCTCCCCCAGTGTGGATCTGCACTGTGGGGATTACTGAGCATCTTCTGGGAGTCCCTCCTGCCGTACTTCCTCTTGATGTTCCCAAACAGCTGCTCACTGACCTCTTGCAAACCCTTCCCCCTGGAGAGGTGCACAAAGAGATAACATTaagcagaacagaaaaaaggaagactGTTTTGAATCTCAAATAACTTCTTTGGCAACCAAAAGTCTAGCATCAACAAACAACTGTACCTGCTCAGGGAAGTGAGATTGAGGATGCTGGCATCTGTAACAACAGGCAGCTGTAGGTCCGGAGTGAGGGATCTCTGAGGTGAAGGGCTTTGTGTTGTGGTTTGTATGAGAGTCTGTGTTGGATCAAGCAAAGAACCTCTACTGGCACCTGCTAAATCTCTGGTCTGCTCAGAGTCTGGAGCATGGGCTGGGGATGCAGGAGGTGCAGTCGATGTGATCCATTCGGGATTTATCTGGTTTTGGTGAAATTTCTGGGTGAGTGTGTGCTGTGTTTGCTCTGTGTGTGCAGGAAGAAGGGAATTGCGAGGCGACTGTTTGGGTAGACTGGGATCTCCCAGCAGTTGCAGAAGGCCTCCGTCTCTCTGCTCAGGGATTCTGAACTGTCGCTCGTATGTCTGGGGACGACAGAGAAGTGAATCAGAGCGGTTACCACACACAAGGTGCAATCACATTACAGCTTTATACAGCTTGCAGGGACAGACAAATGACATGATAATGATAGTGTTTCCAGTCTTTATAGCATCAGATTGTCTTCATGGAGATAATACAAGTGGAGCTCAACAGTCAGCTTAg from Oryzias melastigma strain HK-1 linkage group LG9, ASM292280v2, whole genome shotgun sequence encodes the following:
- the setbp1 gene encoding SET-binding protein, whose protein sequence is MEPRDLVGSARPKEADLQGCRAGINEVDQLGAGGIGLVRSDDVIHSGVSEGEGLDEQGEGLMEEQEFSIKEASFQEGSLKLKIQTTKRTKKPPKNLENYICPPEIRMTIRPPVGDGKGGRQGRTGGGAGAGRTSKDEERGPPRKRTYERQFRIPEQRDGGLLQLLGDPSLPKQSPRNSLLPAHTEQTQHTLTQKFHQNQINPEWITSTAPPASPAHAPDSEQTRDLAGASRGSLLDPTQTLIQTTTQSPSPQRSLTPDLQLPVVTDASILNLTSLSRGKGLQEVSEQLFGNIKRKYGRRDSQKMLSNPHSADPHWGRQQERGSESPNNLDERQKYRGDETPEQFQEEREERRKVEREKTVSGKRGDEEESGTPVLVEEGKGRKRRRRPSFDGSFSVEEQSQQWPFNTTEKPQSGPLEPKATHKAESAKSDFCSTSQTDRSRERTEKAERADKIDKREKGERIDKAERPDVVSCGPDRDSDLSINRVKKFSAGHPKSGKDILKLREPTYNRIKSSLGTSPRLSSLNLSPSSRTSISPISSPKPRSNMSPSPSPGPNSDMSPSRIHCTSSPSSSRSAKTNDRWSYLKAKSHVTLTSPQRENVGSSLASAEPPSAFPITPSSPLYSNTDSLTVHAPIKRKRGRPKKQPLLTVETIHEGTSTSPPRPLSQEMTAGLNCRRKTNTLHTLAKMTSCASSNSLKLKRAKGNARSIKKTKFGKMQSILNEILSGSNQNGPLTLKSSSAPVSSAMSAMASTIEARLGKQINVSKRGTIYIGKKRGRKPRAETQSFIPSKTSRDKTPMSVSISSIYENPAVPFATSSPSSNALTSRTNSSEATMPSLQPISALPSKPLGRGFLSGGWKLSPPRLLANSPSHLSEGASVKEVTLSPISESHSEETIPSDSGIGTDNNSTSDQTEKGHASRRRYSFDLCGFESAEAAALDASNRGSRTRCDRQVTAIDNFLTQQEKKQKHHRRKRKCLQSRDHLHFLSELEEVVVKLQQLRVSHKRYTCYPQHPYPSIFRLNFHHYYPVSYDSYPCDSSSYHRRSADLKAKRRRGRPAKASEPITSKLPFVQGYGYPLGGGNYYAAPYAMPYAPPLSLGYFPHTPPFYLPHHSFGPAPPSPFMRPAVPPPKAFHPGGLSKLQGGAKIRTSSGSLQGPTARGEGPGPLSAGGLTGVRLHKRKHKHKHKHKDEPLLSPRDRQELGGLFSGAKTNPCLGLLNERRDLSSQGSSKHQEKQRTNSRGSNLASSMGIFDSDQHSLADRQFLSHQTTPPVKSFMNSYSNHSQQTETISELFLGSREDECGGRSRRMRLTGFGDESLMSFQTTRQEPGQTNKCSSPSLTGVPSKRRYKRREVEQIQKDVKKMHSLNFNHVQKILRAKRLQRQAKTGNNVIKRRPGRPRKQPLEEPEPASIRKEDWADSVGLDIVATSRGDGRTLGMPVLERCDSLPSRQSLRPSLTPKPLEFSNHDSISAAIETVVHQARSVPPLAKAGKRRASENRKDELWSPNSQ